The following are from one region of the Mangifera indica cultivar Alphonso chromosome 14, CATAS_Mindica_2.1, whole genome shotgun sequence genome:
- the LOC123195651 gene encoding uncharacterized protein LOC123195651, protein MYRESRQSDSNPSSIKKKIPPFQGRNDLEAYLDWERKVDQVFDIHRYSKEKKVKLVVVEFTDYASIWWDQLLKSRRRSLGRPIDTWDDMKSVMRQHFVPSHYHRDLLKKLQGLRQGTKSVEDYHKEMKIAMITANIEVDRETIMARFLNGMNREITNVVELQHYVELEDLVHMAMKVERQLQRKDKKDVVSYSSLGKPSVSKKDDMPPFKPKTEHSKPKGEESSREMSSIKPEPSKRNSEIKCFRCLGRGQIASQCPNKRTMVLREDGEYETEEESSDESMPPIEDASDVELEYALEGEALVSKRALSLHYKKENDEQRENIFHTRCHVKGRPWQYDKKVTYDGFKNRYFFMMSHKLITLVPLSPKQVFEDQEFEDVFPKEISDGLPPICGIEHQINFIPGAVIPNRPAYRSNPKETKELRMQVKELMKKGYVRESMNPCVVPVILVPKNDGT, encoded by the exons ATGTATAGAGAGAGTAGGCAGAGTGATAGTAACCCTAGTagcattaaaaagaaaattccaccTTTTCAGGGTAGAAACGATCTGGAAGCCTACTTAGATTGGGAGCGAAAAGTAGATCAAGTTTTTGATATACATAGGTATTCCAaggagaaaaaggtgaagttgGTTGTTGTAGAATTCACTGATTATGCTAGCATTTGGTGGGACCAGTTGTTGAAAAGTAGACGTAGGAGCTTGGGTAGACCCAtagatacttgggatgatatgaagagtgtAATGAGGCAGCATTTTGTTCCTAGTCACTACCATAGGGATTTACTTAAGAAGTTACAAGGGCTTAGGCAAGGGACCAAGAGTGTGGAGGACTATCACAAGGAGATGAAGATAGCCATGATTACGGCTAATATAGAAGTAGATAGGGAAACCATtatggctaggtttttaaatgggATGAATAGGGAAATAACAAATGTTGTAGAGCTCCAACACTATGTTGAGCTAGAAGATTTGGTACATATGGCGATGAAGGTAGAAAGACAATTACAGCGTAAAGATAAAAAGGATGTAGTTTCCTATTCTAGTCTTGGGAAACCGAGTGTGTCAAAGAAAGATGATATGCCaccttttaagccaaaaacTGAGCACTCTAAACCTAAGGGAGAGGAGTCTAGCAGAGAAATGTCTAGTATTAAACCCGAACCATCGAAGAGGAACagtgagataaaatgttttagGTGTTTGGGTAGGGGTCAAATAGCTTCCCAATGTCCTAACAAAAGAACCATGGTGTTGAGAGAGGATGgtgaatatgagacagaggaagAGTCTAGTGATGAGTCTATGCCACCAATAGAGGATGCTAGTGATGTAGAGTTGGAGTATGCACTAGAGGGTGAGGCATTAGTGTCTAAAAGAGCTTTGAGTTTACActataagaaagaaaatgacgagcaaagagagaatattttccatactagaTGTCATGTGAAAG GGAgaccatggcaatatgataAAAAGGTGACATATGACGGATTTAAGAATAGATACTTTTTCATGATGAGCCATAAACTCATcacacttgtaccattgtcaccaaagCAAGTTTTTGAGGATCaa gAGTTTGAAGATGTATTCCCTAAGGAGATTTCTGATGGACTACCTCCAATTTGTGGGATCGAGCACCAGATCAACTTCATACCTGGAGCGGTGATACCCAACCGACCAGCCTATAGAAGTAATCCCAAGGAGACAAAAGAGCTTCGAATGCAAGTGaaggagttgatgaagaaaGGATACGTGAGAGAGAGCATGAATCCATGTGTCGTACCAGTGATTCTAGTGCCTAAGAATGATGGGACATAG